ACGACACCTTGGGGCATGACGCCGGGAGTAGAGTTTTACGAGTTATCGGAGTCACGATACGAAAGCATATTCGTGCGACTGATATCGCCGCCCGCGTAGGTGGCGACGAGTTTGTGATATTGCTGACAGATATCGACCACGACATGTCAGTGGGATTCGTTGAAAAAATGCGGAATCTGCTTTTGCAGGAGATGAAAAGGAACAACTGGAATATAACTTTCAGCATAGGAATGGCGTCTTTTTCAAGGCCACCTGTATCAGTTGAGGAGATACTGAAGAAATCTGATACCTTAATGTATGATGTCAAGAGGGAGACTAAGGATGCGATGAAACATGAAGTAGTGTAATTTCCTGAAATTCACCTATGCGACAAGAGAATTGAAGCTCATGAGAGGTCAAGATGGTTGAAGGACTTTCCCGCAACGCGCCTGATCGTACTATCGTGCTGTCAGGGGAAAGGGAGGGAACAAGGCGTGGAAGGTGAGCCAGCCGAATCATGGAAAACGGTAAGTTAGAAACCGCAAAGGGGATAGAGGCATCACTACGAAAATATATTCCCTTCTTGGAATGGTGGCCCATGGTAAGCCGTCGCACAATAAAAGCGGACATCATTGCAGGAATCACCGGAGCTATAATCGTACTACCTCAAGGCGTGGCATTTGCAATCATCGCAGGGCTACCTCCTGAATACGGCCTCTATTCAGCAATAGTACCGGCAATCATTGCTGCATTGTTTGGATCATCCCGCCATCTCATTTCAGGTCCAACAACGGCGATATCGATTGTGATTTTCACTACACTGAGTCCCCTTGTCCAGCCTTCAAGTACTGAATATATCCAAATGGCCCTGACCCTCACCTTTCTCGCAGGTCTCTTTCAGTTAGGACTCGGGGTCGCCCGTCTTGGTGCCTTGGTGAATTTTGTGTCTCACTCTGTGGTGGTTGGCTTCACCGCAGGGGCTTCAATACTCATTGCAACCAGCCAACTCAGCAATATTCTGGGAATCGCGGCACCCAAAAAACACTCTTTCATTCATATATGGGCAGATATACTATCAAGTCTGCGAGAGACCAACTTCTACGTCCTGTTCATAGGTATTACTACATTAATCGTCGCAGTACTTCTTAAAATCCTGAGGCCCAAGTGGCCTGGAATGCTCATAGCAATGATAACCGGCAGCGTTATGGCCCTGATCATGAAGGGTAGCGAACACGGTATTCGGCTGGTGGGCTCACTTCCCGGTCATCTGCCGCCCCTATCACATCCTTACATCGCGACCGCTTCATTGCGAGAGCTTGCCCCTCCCGCCTTAGCGATTGCTATGCTCGGGCTTGCTGAGGCAGTCTCTATCGCGCGGTCCATCGCAACGAAGTCTGAACAGCGCATTGATAGCAATCAGGAATTCATCGGTCAGGGACTCTCCAATATAGTCGGCAGCTTCTTTTCGAGCTATGCCTCATCCGGATCGTTCACTCGCTCAGGGGTAAACTACGAAGCGGGCGCCAAGACACCATTGGCCGCTGTCTTTGCCGCGCTCGCGCTGACCGGCATAGTATTGCTCATAGCCCCTCTTACGGCCTACCTCCCGATCGCCTCGATGGCCGGAATCCTTTTCCTGGTTTCGTATAATCTTATCGACACGAACCATATTGCCGCCATTATAAGAACGAGCAAGCCAGAGGCTGGAATACTCATTGCGACATTCATCGCAACATTGTTTGTCGAACTTGAATTTGCGATATACGTCGGAGTGATTC
This portion of the Thermodesulfovibrionales bacterium genome encodes:
- a CDS encoding SulP family inorganic anion transporter, with the protein product MENGKLETAKGIEASLRKYIPFLEWWPMVSRRTIKADIIAGITGAIIVLPQGVAFAIIAGLPPEYGLYSAIVPAIIAALFGSSRHLISGPTTAISIVIFTTLSPLVQPSSTEYIQMALTLTFLAGLFQLGLGVARLGALVNFVSHSVVVGFTAGASILIATSQLSNILGIAAPKKHSFIHIWADILSSLRETNFYVLFIGITTLIVAVLLKILRPKWPGMLIAMITGSVMALIMKGSEHGIRLVGSLPGHLPPLSHPYIATASLRELAPPALAIAMLGLAEAVSIARSIATKSEQRIDSNQEFIGQGLSNIVGSFFSSYASSGSFTRSGVNYEAGAKTPLAAVFAALALTGIVLLIAPLTAYLPIASMAGILFLVSYNLIDTNHIAAIIRTSKPEAGILIATFIATLFVELEFAIYVGVILSLLLYLNRTSHPTFVTLAPDPDSKKKSFINVQKKPLSECPQLKIIRIDGSIFFGAVNHVAEQLDQITRNYPEQAHILIVGGGINFIDVAGCQTLNQEAHRLRVNGRQIYLCSLKREVVEVMKRGGCNRSIGEENVFP